One genomic region from Paraburkholderia azotifigens encodes:
- the dalD gene encoding D-arabinitol 4-dehydrogenase has translation MNSGASGASRQVILHIGAGSFHRAHQAWYLHRLNEARKPDDPHWSLSVGNIRSDMNAVADALAAQNGVYTLETVTPQGERAYETIRSIERVVPWSANLDALVEAGADPACKIIAFTVTEGGYYLDEHDKLDSANPDLAADLNGARTTIYGALAAILEARMQRNAGPVTLQTCDNLRSNGDRFKAGMTQFLERRGATALRQWFDANTACPNSMVDRITPRPTPDVRERVKAATGFDDACPVMGESFIQWVIEDHFIAGRPAWEHVGAELVESVLPYEEAKIRILNATHSCIAWAGTLVGLTYIHEGTLDPEIRQFAHDYVTQDVIPCLTPSPLDLAKYRDVVLERFGNPYIQDTNQRVAADGFSKIPGFIAPTLSECFARKAEPNATAMLPALFFRFLDGWQQGKLPYTYQDGVMDEGVARGFFKAADPVQAFCADRLLWGSMAGTASLESVVRSALGRVDAWLARRGT, from the coding sequence ATGAACAGCGGCGCAAGCGGCGCAAGCAGGCAGGTGATCCTGCATATCGGCGCAGGCTCATTCCATCGCGCGCACCAGGCCTGGTATCTGCATCGGCTCAACGAAGCGCGCAAGCCCGACGATCCGCACTGGTCGCTGAGCGTCGGCAACATCCGCAGCGACATGAACGCCGTCGCCGATGCGCTCGCCGCGCAGAACGGCGTCTACACGCTCGAAACCGTCACGCCGCAAGGCGAGCGCGCGTACGAAACGATCCGCTCGATCGAGCGCGTGGTGCCGTGGTCGGCGAATCTGGATGCGCTCGTCGAAGCAGGCGCCGATCCCGCGTGCAAGATCATTGCGTTCACGGTCACGGAAGGCGGCTATTACCTCGACGAGCACGACAAGCTCGACAGCGCGAACCCCGACCTCGCCGCCGATCTGAACGGCGCGCGCACGACCATCTACGGTGCGCTGGCCGCGATTCTCGAAGCGCGCATGCAGCGCAATGCAGGCCCCGTGACACTTCAGACCTGCGACAACCTGCGCAGCAACGGCGACCGGTTCAAGGCAGGCATGACGCAGTTCCTCGAACGACGCGGCGCGACTGCATTGCGTCAATGGTTCGATGCGAACACCGCGTGTCCGAACTCGATGGTCGATCGCATCACGCCGCGCCCGACGCCCGACGTGCGCGAGCGCGTGAAAGCGGCCACGGGTTTCGACGACGCCTGCCCCGTGATGGGCGAATCGTTTATCCAGTGGGTGATCGAGGATCACTTCATCGCCGGACGGCCGGCCTGGGAGCACGTCGGCGCGGAACTGGTCGAGTCGGTGCTGCCGTACGAAGAAGCGAAGATCCGCATTCTCAACGCGACACATAGCTGCATTGCGTGGGCGGGCACGCTGGTCGGCCTGACGTACATCCACGAAGGCACGCTCGATCCCGAGATCCGCCAGTTCGCGCATGACTACGTGACACAGGACGTGATTCCGTGCCTCACGCCCAGTCCGCTCGATCTCGCGAAGTATCGCGACGTCGTGCTCGAACGCTTCGGCAATCCGTATATCCAGGACACGAATCAGCGCGTCGCCGCCGATGGCTTCTCGAAGATTCCCGGCTTCATCGCGCCGACGCTGTCCGAGTGCTTCGCGCGCAAGGCCGAGCCGAACGCGACGGCGATGCTGCCTGCGCTGTTTTTCCGCTTTCTCGACGGCTGGCAGCAAGGCAAGCTGCCGTACACGTATCAGGACGGCGTGATGGACGAAGGCGTCGCGCGCGGCTTCTTCAAGGCCGCCGATCCCGTGCAGGCGTTCTGCGCGGACCGGCTGCTGTGGGGCAGCATGGCGGGCACGGCTTCGCTGGAGAGCGTGGTGCGTTCGGCGCTCGGCCGCGTCGATGCGTGGCTCGCCAGGCGGGGCACATAA
- a CDS encoding SDR family oxidoreductase, which produces MNLSFDFSGRSILVTGASSGIGRVTVELLRASGAQVVAAARNVGELARLAEETGCEPLVLDVGDESAIDEALGSLDVVFDGLVNCAGTTVLERAIDTTAASFDSVMSVNARGAALVARHVARGMIDAGRAGSIVNVSSQAALVGLDEHLSYCASKAAMDAITRVLCVELGAYGIRVNSVNPTVTLTPMAVKAWSDPVKRDPALQAIPLKRFAEPREVAEPVLFLLSEAASMISGVVLPVDGGYTAR; this is translated from the coding sequence ATGAACCTATCCTTCGATTTTTCCGGGCGCTCGATTCTGGTGACGGGTGCTTCCAGCGGCATTGGCCGTGTGACGGTCGAACTGCTGCGCGCGAGCGGCGCGCAGGTTGTGGCGGCGGCGCGCAACGTAGGCGAGCTTGCGCGGCTCGCAGAGGAGACGGGTTGTGAGCCTTTGGTGTTGGATGTCGGCGACGAGTCGGCTATTGACGAAGCTTTAGGTTCGCTCGATGTCGTGTTCGATGGGCTGGTGAACTGTGCGGGCACGACGGTGCTGGAGCGCGCGATCGACACGACGGCGGCGAGCTTCGATAGCGTGATGAGTGTGAACGCGCGCGGCGCCGCGTTGGTGGCGCGGCATGTTGCGCGCGGGATGATCGATGCGGGGCGCGCCGGCAGCATTGTCAATGTGTCTAGCCAGGCTGCGCTTGTTGGGCTCGATGAGCATTTGAGTTATTGCGCTTCTAAAGCGGCGATGGATGCTATTACCCGGGTTTTGTGTGTTGAGTTAGGTGCCTATGGCATTCGGGTCAATAGCGTGAATCCTACGGTTACTCTTACGCCTATGGCGGTTAAGGCCTGGAGTGATCCTGTGAAGCGTGATCCTGCTTTGCAGGCGATTCCTCTGAAACGGTTCGCTGAACCGCGGGAAGTTGCTGAGCCGGTTTTGTTTTTGCTGAGCGAGGCGGCTTCGATGATTAGTGGTGTAGTTTTGCCTGTCGATGGTGGTTACACCGCAAGGTGA
- a CDS encoding ABC transporter substrate-binding protein, producing the protein MTHSNSSHQPRALRVRATLAFAAAMLAAPLFAPAAANAAPLKIGMTFQELNNPYFVTMQKALNDAAASIGATVVVTDAHHDVSKQVSDVEDMLQKKIDILLVNPTDSTGIQSAVTSAKKAGAVVVAVDANANGPVDSFVGSKNFDAGQMSCEYLAKAIGGSGEVAILDGIPVVPILERVRGCKAALAKFPNVKVVDTQNGKQERATALSVTENMIQAHPNLKGIFSVNDGGSMGALSAIESSGKDIKLTSVDGAPEAITAIQKPNSKFIETSAQFPRDQIRLAIGVALAKKWGANVPKAIPVDVKLVDKDNAKGFSW; encoded by the coding sequence ATGACGCACAGCAATTCATCGCATCAGCCTCGCGCATTGCGCGTTCGCGCAACGCTGGCCTTCGCGGCCGCAATGCTCGCCGCGCCGCTGTTCGCGCCCGCCGCCGCGAACGCCGCGCCGCTAAAAATCGGCATGACCTTCCAGGAGCTGAACAACCCGTACTTCGTGACGATGCAAAAAGCGCTCAACGATGCCGCTGCGTCGATCGGCGCGACCGTCGTCGTCACCGATGCGCATCACGACGTGAGCAAGCAGGTCAGCGACGTCGAAGACATGCTGCAGAAGAAGATCGACATTCTGCTCGTGAACCCGACCGATTCGACGGGCATCCAGTCGGCCGTGACATCGGCGAAGAAGGCGGGCGCCGTGGTCGTCGCCGTCGATGCGAACGCGAACGGCCCCGTCGATTCGTTTGTCGGTTCGAAGAATTTCGATGCCGGACAGATGTCGTGTGAATACCTTGCCAAGGCGATCGGCGGCAGCGGCGAAGTGGCGATTCTCGACGGCATTCCCGTCGTGCCGATTCTCGAACGCGTGCGCGGCTGCAAGGCGGCGCTCGCGAAGTTCCCGAACGTGAAGGTGGTCGATACGCAGAACGGCAAGCAGGAACGCGCGACGGCACTGTCCGTCACCGAGAACATGATCCAGGCGCATCCGAACCTGAAGGGCATCTTCAGCGTGAACGACGGCGGCTCGATGGGCGCATTGTCCGCGATCGAATCGTCGGGCAAGGACATCAAGCTGACGAGCGTCGACGGTGCACCCGAAGCGATCACCGCGATCCAGAAACCGAACTCGAAGTTCATCGAAACGTCCGCGCAATTTCCGCGCGATCAGATTCGCCTCGCGATTGGCGTGGCGCTCGCGAAGAAGTGGGGCGCCAATGTGCCGAAGGCGATTCCCGTCGACGTGAAGCTCGTCGACAAGGACAACGCGAAGGGCTTCAGCTGGTAA
- the xylB gene encoding xylulokinase: MYLGIDLGTSEVKVLLLASDGRVVGTAGSPFTVSRPHQRWSEQNPSDWWQGTREALFALRERFPEQFAQIRGIGLSGQMHGAVLLDKQDRVLRPAILWNDMRAVEECDELYRRAPDLHRIAGNLAMPGFTAPKLLWVARHEPEIFRQTACVLLPKDYLRLQLTGDKVSDPSDAAGTLWLDVAQRDWSDTLLAACELNRSHMPRLAEGSASSGMLRPELAEELGLREPVVVAAGGGDNATSAIGIGATQPGDGFVSLGTSGVLCVIGNSFRPNPESAVHAFCHAIPDRWHQMSVVLSAASCLRWVCKLTSTDEPTLLAEVEKLADDALVTAPLFLPYLSGERTPHNDPYSQGVFFGMTHATDRALLGYAVLEGVTLALTDGLDALRAAGTEVSALSLLGGGARSNYWAQLLADSLNTTTRKHGGGETGAALGAARLGWLAAGGDPAKVLTKPPVEIEFTPNARRHAVLRERLASYRALYRHVKPMFAPAREANPA; encoded by the coding sequence ATGTATCTCGGCATCGACCTCGGCACGTCCGAAGTGAAAGTTCTGCTGCTTGCGTCCGACGGACGCGTGGTCGGCACGGCAGGTTCTCCGTTTACCGTTTCGAGGCCGCATCAGCGCTGGTCGGAGCAGAATCCGTCCGACTGGTGGCAAGGCACACGCGAAGCGCTGTTCGCGCTGCGCGAGCGCTTTCCCGAGCAGTTCGCGCAGATCCGCGGCATCGGCCTGTCGGGACAGATGCACGGCGCGGTGCTGCTCGACAAGCAGGACCGCGTGCTGCGTCCGGCCATCCTGTGGAACGACATGCGCGCGGTCGAAGAATGCGACGAGCTGTATCGACGCGCGCCGGATCTGCACCGGATCGCCGGCAATCTGGCGATGCCCGGTTTCACCGCGCCGAAGCTTTTGTGGGTCGCGCGTCACGAGCCGGAGATTTTCCGGCAGACGGCCTGCGTGCTGCTGCCGAAGGATTACTTGCGCCTGCAACTGACGGGCGACAAGGTCTCCGATCCGTCCGACGCCGCGGGCACGCTCTGGCTCGACGTCGCGCAGCGCGACTGGTCCGACACGCTGCTCGCGGCCTGCGAGTTGAACCGCTCGCACATGCCGCGTCTCGCGGAAGGCAGCGCGTCGTCGGGCATGCTGCGGCCCGAGCTTGCGGAAGAACTCGGCTTGCGCGAACCCGTCGTCGTGGCGGCGGGCGGCGGCGACAACGCGACGAGCGCGATCGGTATCGGCGCGACGCAGCCGGGCGATGGCTTCGTGTCGCTCGGCACGTCGGGCGTGCTGTGCGTGATCGGCAACAGCTTCCGTCCCAATCCCGAGTCGGCCGTGCATGCGTTCTGTCATGCGATCCCCGACCGCTGGCATCAGATGAGCGTGGTACTGTCGGCGGCAAGCTGCCTGCGCTGGGTCTGCAAGCTCACGTCGACGGACGAGCCGACGCTGCTCGCCGAAGTTGAAAAGCTGGCCGACGACGCGCTCGTCACTGCGCCGCTCTTCCTGCCGTATCTGTCGGGCGAACGTACGCCGCACAACGACCCGTATTCGCAGGGCGTATTCTTCGGCATGACGCACGCCACCGACCGCGCGTTGCTCGGCTACGCGGTGCTCGAAGGCGTGACGCTCGCGCTGACGGACGGCCTCGACGCGTTGCGCGCGGCGGGCACGGAAGTGAGCGCGCTGTCGCTGCTGGGCGGCGGCGCGCGCAGCAACTACTGGGCGCAACTGCTCGCCGATTCGCTCAACACGACCACGCGCAAGCACGGCGGCGGCGAGACGGGCGCGGCGCTCGGCGCGGCGCGTCTCGGCTGGCTCGCGGCAGGCGGCGATCCCGCGAAGGTGCTGACCAAGCCGCCCGTCGAAATCGAATTCACGCCGAACGCGCGGCGGCATGCCGTGCTGCGCGAGCGGCTCGCGAGTTATCGCGCGCTGTACCGGCATGTGAAGCCGATGTTCGCGCCCGCGCGCGAAGCGAACCCGGCGTAG
- a CDS encoding FGGY-family carbohydrate kinase, with product MNYVIGVDIGTQSTKAVLVDESGAIVAQHSSGYHPDTPKPLWAEQWPTVWMKAVIECIARCVGKAREAGVASNAIKAVCVSSLYGGSGIPVDSDMKPLYPCLIWMDRRATAQVEWVREHVDLDKLYAITGNGVDSYYGYTKMLWLRDNEPNVWANTRFFLPPNAYVIYLLTGEVAVDHSSAGNIGGVYDIAKRDWSDEALDMLGIPATMMPEHLVESSDVVGGLLSQWTEQLGLDAGTAIVAGGVDAAMATYAAGVTRAGQHVAMIGTSMCWGYINQSVDARHGLVSMPHVFNGLEDIYVFGGAITAGASVTWYREQFCHEEVEAAKAIPGGDPHQLLEEDAAQIPAGADGVMFLPYLMGERSPVWDAKASGAFVGLNLYHTRAHLYRAVLEGVAFALQHNIVAGRKGAKSLDDKLIVVGGAAHSDLWMSIIADITGFPVYTIEQDVEAAMGAALLAAYGTKLISQETARGGWVRLIERVKPDAARQAMYAERFGIYTDLYPALKPVMHRLQAK from the coding sequence ATGAACTACGTCATCGGCGTCGATATCGGCACGCAGAGCACGAAGGCCGTGCTCGTCGACGAGAGCGGCGCAATCGTCGCGCAGCATTCGAGCGGCTATCACCCGGACACGCCGAAGCCCTTGTGGGCCGAGCAATGGCCGACCGTGTGGATGAAGGCGGTGATCGAATGCATTGCGCGCTGCGTCGGCAAGGCGCGCGAAGCGGGCGTCGCTTCGAATGCGATCAAGGCGGTGTGCGTGAGCAGTCTTTACGGCGGTTCGGGCATTCCCGTCGATAGCGACATGAAGCCGCTTTATCCGTGCCTCATCTGGATGGACCGGCGCGCGACGGCGCAAGTCGAGTGGGTGCGCGAGCACGTCGATCTCGACAAGCTGTATGCGATTACGGGCAACGGCGTCGACAGCTACTACGGCTATACGAAGATGCTCTGGCTGCGCGACAACGAGCCGAACGTGTGGGCGAATACGCGATTCTTCTTGCCGCCGAACGCATATGTGATTTATCTGCTGACGGGCGAAGTGGCCGTCGATCACAGTTCGGCTGGCAACATCGGCGGCGTGTACGACATCGCAAAGCGCGACTGGTCCGACGAAGCGCTCGACATGCTCGGCATTCCCGCCACGATGATGCCGGAGCATCTGGTCGAATCGTCGGATGTGGTGGGCGGATTGCTGTCGCAATGGACGGAGCAGCTCGGACTCGACGCGGGCACAGCGATCGTCGCGGGCGGTGTCGATGCGGCGATGGCCACGTATGCGGCGGGCGTCACGCGCGCGGGCCAGCACGTTGCGATGATCGGCACGAGCATGTGCTGGGGTTATATCAACCAGAGTGTCGATGCGCGGCACGGGCTCGTCAGCATGCCGCACGTGTTCAACGGGCTGGAGGACATTTATGTGTTCGGCGGCGCGATCACGGCGGGCGCGTCGGTGACGTGGTATCGCGAGCAGTTCTGTCATGAGGAGGTCGAAGCCGCGAAGGCGATACCGGGCGGCGATCCACATCAACTGCTCGAAGAGGACGCCGCGCAGATTCCGGCCGGTGCCGATGGCGTGATGTTCTTGCCGTATTTGATGGGCGAACGCAGTCCCGTATGGGACGCGAAGGCGAGTGGCGCATTCGTCGGTTTGAATCTGTATCACACGCGAGCGCATCTGTATCGCGCGGTGCTGGAAGGCGTCGCGTTTGCGTTGCAGCACAACATCGTCGCAGGGCGCAAGGGTGCGAAGTCACTCGACGACAAGCTGATCGTGGTCGGTGGCGCGGCGCATTCGGATTTGTGGATGTCGATCATCGCGGACATCACGGGTTTCCCTGTGTACACGATCGAACAGGACGTGGAAGCGGCGATGGGCGCGGCTTTGCTCGCCGCGTACGGCACGAAGCTGATTTCGCAGGAGACGGCGCGAGGCGGCTGGGTAAGGCTGATCGAACGCGTGAAGCCTGACGCGGCGCGGCAGGCGATGTATGCGGAGCGCTTCGGCATCTATACGGATTTGTATCCGGCATTGAAGCCGGTCATGCATCGACTGCAAGCAAAATGA
- a CDS encoding alcohol dehydrogenase catalytic domain-containing protein, translated as MTTQDNSKSMTAIVCHAPEDYRVERVTKPQARAHELVIRIAACGICASDCKCYSGAKMFWGGPSPWVKAPVIPGHEFFGYVEELGEGAEEHFGVKKGDRVIAEQIVPCGKCRYCKSGQYWMCEVHNIFGFQREVADGGMADYMRIPPTAIVHKIPDGISLEDAAIIEPLACAIHTVNRGDIQLDDVVVIAGAGPLGLMMTQVAHLKTPKKLVVIDLVDERLELAREYGADVTINPKSDDALAIVKSLTDNYGCDVYIETTGVPAGVNQGMDLIRKLGRFVEFSVFGAETTMDWSIIGDRKELDVRGAHLGPYCYPVAIDLLARGLVTSKGIVTHGFSLEEWDEAIKVANSLDSIKVLMKPAR; from the coding sequence ATGACGACTCAGGACAACAGCAAAAGCATGACGGCGATCGTGTGTCACGCGCCGGAAGATTACCGTGTCGAACGCGTGACGAAGCCTCAGGCGCGCGCGCATGAACTCGTGATCCGCATCGCCGCGTGCGGCATCTGCGCGAGCGACTGCAAGTGCTATTCCGGCGCGAAGATGTTCTGGGGCGGCCCGAGTCCGTGGGTGAAGGCGCCCGTGATTCCGGGCCATGAATTCTTTGGCTATGTCGAAGAACTCGGGGAAGGCGCGGAAGAACATTTCGGCGTGAAAAAGGGCGACCGCGTGATCGCCGAGCAGATCGTGCCGTGCGGCAAGTGCCGTTATTGCAAGTCCGGCCAGTACTGGATGTGCGAAGTGCACAACATTTTCGGCTTCCAGCGCGAAGTCGCGGACGGCGGCATGGCCGACTACATGCGTATTCCGCCGACGGCCATCGTGCACAAGATTCCCGACGGCATCTCGCTGGAAGACGCCGCGATCATCGAACCTCTGGCTTGCGCGATTCATACGGTGAATCGCGGCGACATTCAGCTGGACGATGTCGTCGTGATCGCGGGTGCGGGCCCGCTCGGTCTGATGATGACGCAGGTCGCGCATCTGAAAACACCGAAGAAACTCGTCGTGATCGATCTCGTCGACGAGCGTCTCGAACTCGCGCGCGAATACGGTGCGGACGTGACGATCAATCCGAAGAGCGACGATGCGCTCGCCATCGTCAAGTCGCTGACGGACAACTATGGCTGCGATGTCTACATCGAAACGACGGGCGTGCCGGCGGGCGTGAATCAGGGCATGGACCTGATTCGCAAGCTCGGGCGTTTTGTCGAGTTTTCCGTGTTCGGTGCGGAGACTACAATGGACTGGTCGATCATCGGCGACCGCAAGGAACTCGATGTGCGCGGCGCGCATCTCGGCCCTTACTGCTATCCGGTTGCGATCGACCTGCTGGCGCGCGGACTCGTCACGTCGAAAGGCATCGTCACGCACGGCTTCTCGCTCGAAGAATGGGACGAAGCGATCAAGGTCGCGAATTCGCTCGATTCGATCAAGGTGTTGATGAAGCCTGCACGATAG
- a CDS encoding sugar ABC transporter ATP-binding protein, which yields MDTILKLDNITKSFPGVKALQDIHLEIARGEIHALLGENGAGKSTLMKILCGIYQPDDGTIVIDGEARHFTNYHDAVAAGVGIVFQEFSLIPYLNAVENMFLGRELRNRFGMLDRLKMRRAAAEIFARLGVAIDLSVPIRELSVAQQQFVEIGKALSLNARILILDEPTATLTPAEAEHLFTIMRDLKQQGVAMIFISHHLEEIFEVCDRITVLRDGQYVGMTDVAQTDVSRLVEMMVGRKIESSFPPKPTLPADAKNVLEVNALQLHKDGPTNRFTLREGEILGFAGLVGSGRTETALAVIGADTAHVKDIRINGAAVNLSDPADALKSGIGILPESRKTEGLITSFSIKQNISINNLGKYRTGRFFIDHGSEAKATADIMKRVGVKAPTMHTEVATLSGGNQQKVVIARWLNHHTNILIFDEPTRGIDVGAKAEIYLLMRELTARGYSIIMISSELPEIVGMCDRVAVFRQGRIEAMLEGDQIESNAVMTYATAGATAGASTGTRGATQHEHA from the coding sequence ATGGACACGATCCTCAAACTCGACAACATCACGAAGAGCTTTCCGGGCGTGAAGGCGCTGCAGGACATTCATCTCGAGATCGCGCGCGGCGAGATTCACGCGCTGCTCGGCGAGAACGGCGCAGGCAAGTCGACGCTGATGAAGATTCTGTGCGGCATCTATCAGCCCGACGACGGCACGATCGTGATCGACGGCGAAGCGCGGCACTTCACGAACTATCACGACGCGGTGGCGGCGGGCGTCGGTATCGTGTTTCAGGAGTTCAGCCTGATTCCGTATCTGAACGCTGTCGAAAACATGTTTCTCGGCCGCGAGTTGCGCAATCGCTTCGGCATGCTGGATCGTTTGAAGATGCGTCGCGCGGCCGCGGAGATTTTCGCGCGGCTCGGCGTCGCGATCGATCTGTCCGTGCCGATCCGCGAGCTGTCCGTCGCGCAGCAGCAGTTCGTCGAAATCGGCAAGGCGTTGTCGCTGAATGCGCGCATTCTGATTCTCGACGAACCGACGGCGACGCTCACGCCTGCCGAAGCCGAGCATCTGTTCACGATCATGCGCGATCTGAAACAGCAGGGCGTCGCGATGATTTTCATCTCGCATCACCTCGAAGAGATTTTCGAAGTGTGCGATCGGATCACAGTATTGCGCGATGGCCAGTATGTCGGCATGACGGATGTCGCGCAGACGGACGTGAGCCGTCTCGTCGAGATGATGGTGGGACGCAAGATCGAAAGCAGCTTTCCGCCGAAGCCGACCTTGCCCGCCGATGCGAAGAACGTCCTCGAAGTGAACGCACTGCAACTGCACAAAGACGGTCCGACGAACCGCTTCACGCTGCGCGAAGGCGAAATACTCGGCTTTGCGGGGCTCGTCGGTTCGGGGCGCACGGAAACGGCGCTCGCGGTGATCGGCGCGGACACAGCGCACGTGAAGGACATTCGCATCAACGGCGCGGCGGTGAACCTGTCCGATCCCGCCGATGCGTTGAAGTCCGGCATCGGCATTCTGCCCGAGAGCCGCAAGACGGAAGGGCTGATTACGTCGTTCTCGATCAAGCAGAACATTTCGATCAACAACCTCGGCAAGTACCGCACGGGACGCTTTTTCATCGATCACGGCAGCGAAGCGAAGGCGACGGCCGACATCATGAAGCGCGTCGGCGTGAAGGCGCCGACCATGCATACGGAAGTCGCGACGCTGTCGGGCGGCAATCAGCAGAAGGTGGTGATCGCGCGCTGGCTGAATCACCACACCAACATCCTCATCTTCGACGAGCCGACGCGCGGCATCGATGTCGGCGCGAAGGCGGAAATCTATCTGCTGATGCGCGAACTCACCGCGCGCGGCTACTCGATCATCATGATTTCGTCGGAGCTGCCGGAGATCGTCGGCATGTGCGATCGCGTCGCGGTGTTCCGGCAAGGACGCATCGAAGCAATGCTCGAAGGCGACCAGATCGAATCGAATGCCGTGATGACTTATGCAACGGCTGGTGCAACGGCTGGTGCATCAACCGGCACTCGTGGAGCAACACAACATGAACACGCCTAA
- a CDS encoding AraC family transcriptional regulator: MQPDLELVTVRRDESFKAWYHGFPYRTVRWHFHPEFEIHLIVATTGKMFVGDYIGPFAPGNLVLMGPNLPHNWVSEVPEGVTIEQRNLVVQFPQDFVAHCTESFPEWRTLEALLADSRRGVSFGPQTSAKIQPLFMELLDARGLRRMVLFLSMMEILLNASDRELLASPAYQIDPSSYASTRINHVLSYIGKNLTSDLRESELAQLAGQSVSAFSRYFRRHTGLTFVQYVNRMRINLACQLLMDDELSVTDICYKVGFNNLSNFNRQFLSAKGMAPSKFRRFQHLNDASRDASEAAAALGKGIANAPSIVPAEQARSHPHTRSHPHTRSHPDTQPRAAPAASPPLGSPLATT, translated from the coding sequence GTGCAACCCGATCTCGAACTGGTCACCGTGCGCCGCGACGAATCGTTCAAGGCGTGGTATCACGGCTTTCCGTACCGCACGGTGCGCTGGCACTTTCATCCGGAATTCGAAATCCATCTGATCGTCGCGACGACGGGCAAGATGTTCGTCGGCGATTACATCGGTCCGTTCGCGCCGGGCAATCTCGTGCTGATGGGCCCGAACCTGCCGCACAACTGGGTCAGCGAAGTGCCCGAAGGCGTGACGATCGAACAGCGCAATCTCGTTGTGCAGTTTCCGCAGGACTTCGTCGCGCATTGCACCGAGAGCTTTCCCGAGTGGCGCACGCTCGAAGCACTGCTGGCGGATTCGCGGCGCGGCGTGTCATTCGGTCCGCAAACCAGCGCGAAGATCCAGCCGCTTTTCATGGAGCTGCTCGACGCACGCGGCCTGCGCCGCATGGTGTTGTTCCTGTCGATGATGGAAATCCTGCTGAACGCGAGCGACCGCGAACTGCTCGCGAGCCCCGCGTATCAGATCGACCCGAGCAGCTACGCATCGACGCGCATCAATCACGTGCTGTCGTATATCGGCAAGAATCTCACGTCCGACCTGCGCGAATCCGAACTCGCGCAACTCGCCGGCCAGAGCGTGAGCGCGTTCTCGCGATACTTCCGGCGGCATACGGGGCTCACTTTCGTGCAGTACGTGAACCGGATGCGCATCAACCTCGCGTGTCAGCTGCTGATGGACGATGAACTGAGCGTCACGGACATCTGCTACAAGGTCGGCTTCAACAATCTGTCGAACTTCAACCGCCAGTTTCTTAGCGCGAAAGGCATGGCTCCGTCGAAGTTCCGCCGCTTCCAGCACCTGAACGACGCGAGCCGCGACGCTTCCGAAGCGGCGGCGGCGCTCGGCAAGGGCATCGCCAACGCGCCCTCGATCGTGCCCGCCGAGCAGGCGCGCAGTCATCCGCACACGCGTAGCCATCCGCACACGCGTAGCCATCCCGATACGCAGCCTCGCGCCGCGCCCGCGGCATCTCCACCTTTGGGCTCGCCGCTCGCGACGACCTAG
- a CDS encoding ABC transporter permease, with translation MNTPNSSPKTSTVTSDTPGAPFRLNWASIKRSTLFYPFIGLLVVCIVMVFASDSFLSAANLENVLRQVSINAIIAVGMTAVILTGGIDLSVGSVMALSGTLAAGLMVAGLNGVAAIVIGIAVGLGFGVANGFFVAFAGMPPIIVTLATMGIARGLALIYTGGYPIDGLPEWVSFFGSGKVFGIQAPVLIMLVVYAIAWLLLERMPFGRYVYAIGGNEQATRLSGVRVARVKLIVYTLAGLTSSFAAIVLTSRLMSGQPNAGVGFELDAIAAVVMGGTSISGGRGSIIGTLIGALLLGVLNNGLNMVGVNPYVQNVIKGGIILLAIYISRERKK, from the coding sequence ATGAACACGCCTAACTCTTCTCCGAAGACCTCGACGGTCACATCCGACACGCCGGGCGCGCCGTTCCGCCTGAACTGGGCGAGCATCAAGCGCTCGACGCTGTTCTATCCGTTCATCGGTCTGCTCGTCGTGTGCATCGTGATGGTGTTCGCGAGCGACAGTTTTCTGTCGGCGGCAAATCTGGAAAACGTGCTGCGCCAGGTGTCGATCAACGCGATCATCGCCGTCGGCATGACGGCCGTGATCCTGACGGGCGGCATCGACCTGTCTGTCGGTTCGGTGATGGCGCTGTCGGGCACGCTCGCGGCGGGGCTGATGGTCGCGGGGCTCAACGGCGTCGCGGCGATTGTGATCGGCATCGCGGTGGGGCTCGGCTTCGGCGTCGCGAATGGTTTCTTCGTTGCGTTCGCGGGCATGCCGCCCATCATCGTCACGCTTGCGACGATGGGCATCGCGCGCGGCCTCGCGTTGATCTACACGGGTGGCTATCCGATCGACGGCTTGCCGGAATGGGTCAGCTTCTTCGGCAGCGGCAAGGTGTTCGGCATTCAGGCGCCCGTCCTCATCATGCTCGTCGTCTACGCGATCGCATGGCTGCTGCTCGAACGCATGCCGTTCGGACGCTACGTGTACGCGATTGGCGGCAACGAACAGGCGACCCGACTGTCGGGCGTGCGCGTCGCGCGCGTGAAGCTGATCGTCTATACGCTTGCCGGTTTGACGTCTTCGTTCGCGGCGATCGTGCTGACATCGCGTCTGATGAGCGGTCAGCCGAATGCGGGCGTCGGCTTCGAACTCGATGCGATCGCGGCCGTGGTGATGGGCGGCACGTCGATCTCGGGCGGACGCGGCTCGATCATCGGCACGCTGATCGGCGCGCTGCTGCTAGGCGTGCTGAACAACGGCCTCAACATGGTCGGCGTGAATCCGTATGTGCAGAACGTGATCAAGGGCGGAATCATTCTGCTCGCGATCTACATCAGCCGTGAACGCAAGAAATGA